In Mangrovivirga cuniculi, the following proteins share a genomic window:
- a CDS encoding response regulator transcription factor has translation MKILVVEDNPELADNINTYLEKEGVTVSIASSYHQSIEKLVSFEYDVVLLDLMLPDKEGFDLIPYLKETFPSTGILIMSARDGVEDKVKGLDMGADDYLPKPFNLTELFARVRALYRRRSLSGSSEVKLENICIDTDSSLAKVDETTLDLTGKELQLLLFFVVNRKKLISKNAIAEHLWGDYMEDADSYDFVYQHVKNLRKKLKDAGSIPEIKTVYGLGYRFG, from the coding sequence ATGAAAATCCTTGTTGTTGAAGATAATCCGGAGTTAGCTGATAATATCAATACTTATCTTGAAAAAGAAGGTGTAACAGTATCTATTGCATCATCTTACCATCAGTCTATAGAAAAGCTTGTGTCATTTGAATACGATGTAGTTCTGCTAGATCTTATGCTACCAGACAAAGAAGGCTTTGACTTAATCCCATATTTAAAAGAAACTTTTCCTTCAACAGGTATATTGATCATGTCCGCCCGTGATGGTGTGGAGGATAAAGTAAAAGGACTGGATATGGGTGCGGATGATTACCTTCCAAAACCATTTAATCTAACAGAATTGTTTGCCAGGGTCAGAGCTTTATATCGAAGAAGAAGTTTAAGTGGCTCTTCAGAAGTTAAGCTCGAAAACATCTGTATTGATACTGATAGTAGTCTGGCTAAAGTAGATGAAACGACCCTGGATCTTACTGGTAAAGAACTTCAGTTATTACTTTTTTTTGTTGTGAACAGAAAAAAGCTGATTTCAAAAAATGCAATAGCAGAACATTTATGGGGAGATTATATGGAGGATGCCGATTCGTATGATTTTGTTTACCAGCATGTAAAAAACTTAAGAAAAAAATTAAAAGATGCCGGCTCTATTCCAGAGATAAAAACTGTCTATGGGCTTGGATATCGATTTGGTTGA
- a CDS encoding NAD(P)H-quinone oxidoreductase: protein MKHIIYNESGDIDSMDWKSGEPLKPRGEQLRIEVKAFALNRADLLQRKGKYPPPPGESEILGLECAGIVVDKGDDCNKFEPGDRVMCLLAGGGYASEVVVNENLCMKIPENLDYAEATSIPESFLTAFQCLHLIAKINRGDKVLIHAGASGLGTAAIQLCKLFEAESIITAGTEEKIEYCNSLGASLGINYKTDNFKEIIEENYGKNKIDIIMDVIGKPYVSDNIDVIKTDGKWVLIAFMGGARAENFPLFKILGKRIQLTGTTLRARTLKYKAHLIDKFTEKALPAFEEKKITPVIHEVYKYQDIKKATRTMENNQNTGKLVLTFN from the coding sequence ATGAAACACATAATATACAATGAAAGTGGGGATATTGATTCGATGGACTGGAAATCAGGTGAGCCATTAAAACCACGGGGCGAACAACTTAGAATTGAAGTAAAAGCTTTTGCATTAAACAGGGCAGATCTTCTTCAACGAAAAGGAAAATACCCTCCACCACCGGGTGAAAGTGAAATTTTGGGACTGGAGTGTGCTGGCATCGTAGTCGACAAAGGTGACGACTGCAATAAATTCGAACCAGGTGATAGAGTGATGTGTTTGCTGGCCGGAGGCGGTTATGCTTCTGAAGTGGTGGTCAATGAAAATCTATGCATGAAAATACCGGAGAACCTGGACTATGCTGAAGCCACTTCAATTCCGGAATCTTTTCTAACTGCTTTTCAATGTCTGCATCTGATTGCGAAAATAAACAGGGGTGACAAAGTGCTTATTCATGCCGGTGCCAGTGGATTGGGAACTGCGGCTATACAACTTTGTAAACTATTTGAAGCAGAAAGCATCATTACTGCTGGTACCGAAGAAAAAATAGAATATTGTAATTCGTTAGGTGCATCTCTCGGCATCAATTATAAGACCGACAATTTTAAAGAAATAATAGAAGAGAATTACGGGAAAAATAAAATAGACATTATCATGGATGTTATTGGTAAACCTTACGTCAGCGATAATATCGATGTGATAAAAACTGATGGCAAATGGGTTTTAATAGCATTTATGGGTGGTGCGAGAGCAGAAAATTTTCCTTTATTTAAAATTTTAGGTAAAAGAATTCAACTTACAGGAACAACACTCAGAGCCAGAACATTAAAATACAAAGCTCATCTTATTGATAAATTTACAGAAAAAGCATTACCAGCTTTCGAGGAGAAAAAGATCACACCAGTAATACACGAAGTATATAAATATCAGGACATAAAAAAAGCTACCCGAACAATGGAAAATAACCAAAATACCGGGAAGCTTGTTTTAACCTTTAACTAA
- the corA gene encoding magnesium/cobalt transporter CorA — protein sequence MIMEDMLDTRQRPKLEEMEDYLFFTLKSITNARVDDDDEMNIEQINFIVGKNYVVSLQEKKADIFEELRKRIRKNSGVVRSKGSDYLLFSLLDSVIDQYYYVLDQVIGRIEQLEEEVLGNYDRDVLIDIETQRKKLNNLMRVINPLKDAAFSLEIRQKYIQKKNMKYFHDLKDNVQNIIEQVEFNRNIIDGLSNLYFSNLSQNSNEIFRVLTIISSIFIPISFIAGVFGMNFDKMYGLSDPDGFAITLTVMALIVVSMLIFFKRKNWL from the coding sequence ATGATCATGGAAGATATGCTTGATACCCGGCAGCGGCCTAAGTTGGAAGAAATGGAAGATTACCTGTTTTTTACATTGAAATCTATTACCAATGCCAGGGTGGACGATGATGATGAAATGAATATCGAACAGATAAACTTTATTGTGGGTAAAAATTATGTTGTTTCATTACAGGAAAAGAAAGCAGACATTTTTGAAGAATTGAGGAAAAGGATAAGGAAAAACTCTGGTGTTGTAAGATCCAAAGGGAGTGATTATCTCCTTTTTTCATTACTTGATTCTGTAATTGATCAATATTATTACGTTCTGGATCAGGTAATTGGTAGAATAGAGCAATTAGAAGAGGAAGTTCTGGGGAATTATGACCGGGATGTATTGATCGATATAGAGACTCAACGAAAGAAGTTAAATAACCTGATGAGGGTTATCAATCCATTAAAAGATGCTGCTTTTAGTCTTGAGATAAGGCAGAAATACATTCAAAAGAAAAATATGAAGTATTTTCATGACCTTAAGGATAACGTACAAAACATTATCGAACAGGTTGAATTTAATCGAAATATCATCGATGGTTTAAGTAATCTATACTTTTCTAATCTTAGTCAGAACTCCAATGAAATATTCAGGGTTTTGACCATTATATCCTCAATATTTATTCCTATTTCATTTATAGCGGGTGTTTTTGGAATGAATTTCGACAAAATGTACGGCTTGAGTGACCCTGATGGTTTTGCAATTACACTTACTGTAATGGCCTTAATAGTAGTAAGTATGTTAATCTTTTTTAAACGGAAAAACTGGCTGTAA